In Fusobacterium massiliense, a single window of DNA contains:
- the wecB gene encoding non-hydrolyzing UDP-N-acetylglucosamine 2-epimerase, translated as MKKLKVMTVVGTRPEIIRLSAVINKLDKSEAIEHILVHTGQNYDYELNEVFFEDFNLKKPDYFLNSAVGTAIETIGNILINIEKVIDKEKPDAFLILGDTNSCLTAIVAKRRHIPIFHMEAGNRCFDQRVPEETNRKIVDHIADINLTYSDIAREYLLREGLLPDRVIKTGSPMYEVIKSKLDDINNSDVLNKLNLEKGKYFVVSAHREENINSETNFMNLVESLNAIADKYNFPVIISTHPRTRKMIEEKGIKFNPLVNLLKPLGFNDYVKLQIESKAVLSDSGTISEESSILKFRALNLREAHERPEAMEETSVMMVGLKKERILQGLEILETQEKDTLREVYDYSMPNVSDKVLRIILSYTDYINRNVWKIN; from the coding sequence ATGAAAAAATTAAAAGTTATGACTGTTGTAGGAACAAGACCTGAAATAATTAGACTTTCAGCTGTAATAAATAAATTAGATAAAAGTGAAGCAATAGAGCATATTTTAGTTCATACAGGACAAAATTATGATTATGAATTAAATGAAGTATTTTTTGAGGATTTTAACTTAAAAAAACCAGATTATTTCTTAAATTCAGCTGTTGGTACAGCAATAGAAACAATTGGAAATATTTTAATAAATATAGAAAAGGTCATAGATAAGGAAAAACCAGATGCTTTTTTAATATTAGGAGATACAAATTCTTGTCTTACTGCAATAGTAGCAAAAAGAAGACATATCCCAATTTTTCATATGGAAGCAGGAAATAGATGTTTTGATCAAAGAGTACCAGAAGAAACAAATAGAAAGATTGTAGATCATATTGCAGATATAAATTTAACATATAGTGACATAGCAAGAGAATATTTATTAAGAGAAGGATTGTTACCTGATAGAGTTATAAAAACAGGAAGTCCTATGTATGAAGTAATAAAATCAAAATTAGATGATATAAATAATTCAGATGTGTTAAATAAATTAAATTTAGAAAAAGGAAAGTATTTTGTAGTATCAGCACATAGAGAAGAAAATATTAACTCAGAAACAAACTTTATGAATTTAGTTGAAAGTTTAAATGCAATAGCTGATAAATATAATTTTCCTGTTATTATAAGCACTCATCCTAGAACAAGAAAAATGATAGAAGAAAAGGGTATAAAGTTTAATCCACTAGTAAATCTATTAAAACCATTAGGATTTAATGATTATGTAAAACTTCAAATAGAATCTAAAGCAGTTTTAAGTGATAGTGGAACAATTTCAGAAGAATCTTCTATTCTAAAATTTAGAGCATTAAATTTAAGAGAAGCCCATGAAAGACCAGAAGCAATGGAAGAAACATCAGTTATGATGGTAGGATTAAAGAAAGAAAGAATTTTACAAGGACTAGAAATATTAGAAACTCAAGAAAAAGATACTTTAAGAGAAGTTTATGACTATTCTATGCCAAATGTATCTGATAAAGTTTTAAGAATAATTTTATCTTATACTGATTATATAAATAGAAATGTGTGGAAAATTAATTAA
- a CDS encoding sugar transferase, translating to MLKRIFDIISSLFGLILLAPFMIIIAILIKIDSKGPVFFKQVRVTKNGREFKIFKYRTMRVGSDKYSQITVGKDSRITKVGDFLRRYKLDEIPQLINVLLGDMSLVGPRPEVPKYVALYTEEQREILKVRAGITDYASIEFSNENDILVNETDPEKAYIEKIMPRKIELNKKYLSEISVMTDIKIILLTIKKILK from the coding sequence GTGTTGAAAAGGATATTTGATATTATTTCTTCATTATTTGGACTAATATTACTAGCACCTTTTATGATAATAATAGCTATATTAATAAAGATTGATTCAAAAGGACCGGTATTTTTTAAACAAGTAAGAGTTACAAAAAATGGAAGAGAATTTAAAATCTTTAAATATCGTACTATGAGAGTAGGTTCAGATAAATACAGTCAAATAACTGTAGGAAAAGATAGTAGAATAACTAAAGTTGGAGATTTTTTAAGAAGATATAAGTTAGATGAAATACCTCAGTTAATAAATGTTTTACTGGGAGATATGAGCTTAGTGGGACCAAGACCTGAAGTTCCAAAATATGTAGCACTATATACAGAAGAACAAAGAGAAATATTAAAAGTAAGAGCAGGGATAACAGACTATGCTTCAATAGAGTTTTCAAATGAGAATGATATTCTAGTTAATGAGACTGATCCAGAAAAGGCTTATATAGAAAAAATTATGCCAAGAAAAATAGAATTAAATAAAAAATATTTATCTGAAATTTCAGTAATGACAGATATAAAAATAATTTTATTGACTATTAAAAAGATATTGAAATAA
- a CDS encoding glycosyltransferase family 9 protein, which produces MNKILIIHPNGMGDFVTFTPALNLLKKAFPDAKLDILITNKNIKSFIETQNIFNNIFVSDLNIKNLLKIGFKLRGKYDLSFFTVGGKIWKTKLFSFLIKNKVMIGESNSKFNKYPFNKVILKDDYRHFVDRNIDLVKLVVGESVKDIDRQPHLILNEGSLDKVDKFLKEKKLEGIKLLGVHPGSQKAYMAKRWPEEYFAEVIKEIDGINGIRCIVFLGPEDKNIEEYLKENTKAVFVENWEISDVIALISKCSYFFNTDSGLGHIFTCFNKKIFSVFGPNQSNEKQELRTGPYSDERVILKIEGMPKEYYLEMTERGIFKCLVDLKPEIVIKEILKEIKE; this is translated from the coding sequence ATGAATAAAATATTAATAATCCATCCAAATGGAATGGGAGATTTTGTTACATTTACACCAGCTTTAAATTTATTAAAAAAAGCATTCCCGGATGCCAAATTAGATATTTTAATTACAAATAAAAATATAAAATCTTTTATAGAAACTCAGAATATTTTTAATAATATTTTTGTATCAGATTTAAATATAAAAAATCTATTAAAGATTGGTTTTAAATTAAGAGGTAAGTATGATTTAAGTTTTTTTACAGTGGGTGGAAAAATTTGGAAAACAAAACTATTTAGTTTTTTAATAAAAAATAAAGTGATGATTGGAGAAAGTAATAGTAAATTTAATAAGTATCCATTTAATAAAGTAATATTAAAAGATGATTATAGACATTTTGTAGATAGAAATATAGACCTAGTTAAGTTAGTGGTTGGAGAAAGTGTAAAAGATATAGATAGACAGCCACATTTGATTTTAAATGAAGGTTCTTTAGATAAAGTTGATAAGTTCCTAAAAGAAAAAAAATTAGAAGGTATAAAATTACTGGGAGTTCACCCGGGTTCACAGAAAGCTTATATGGCAAAAAGATGGCCTGAAGAGTATTTTGCAGAAGTAATTAAAGAAATTGATGGAATAAATGGTATAAGATGTATAGTTTTTTTAGGTCCAGAAGATAAAAATATTGAAGAATATTTAAAAGAAAATACAAAAGCAGTATTTGTTGAAAATTGGGAAATATCAGATGTAATAGCACTCATTTCAAAATGTAGTTATTTTTTTAATACAGATTCAGGATTAGGGCATATTTTTACTTGTTTTAATAAAAAAATATTTTCTGTGTTTGGTCCAAACCAATCAAATGAAAAACAAGAATTAAGAACAGGACCTTATTCAGATGAAAGAGTAATATTGAAAATAGAAGGCATGCCAAAAGAATACTACTTAGAAATGACAGAGAGAGGAATATTTAAATGTTTAGTTGATTTAAAACCAGAAATCGTAATTAAAGAAATATTAAAAGAAATAAAGGAATAA
- a CDS encoding DegT/DnrJ/EryC1/StrS family aminotransferase — translation MEKRKITFSPPDITEREIAEVVDTLRSGWITTGPKTKKFEDEIAKYCGTKKAVALNSATAAMELALRLFDIGKGDEVITSAYTYTASASVIYHCGAKIILADTKKNGFNIDPKQVEKLITPKTKAIIAVDIGGFPADYSELLDIVEKKKNIFNAKKGTYQEELGRILIIGDAAHSFGSSYKEKKIGSVADITSFSFHAVKNLTTGEGGALTWNLPENFDNEEIYKGFMLLSLHGQNKDALNKLKAGAWKYDIVMPGYKSNMTDIIASIGLVQLQRYDGEILKKKEELVSYYEKYLGDLIDKIELPIFKNDIKESCKHLYMIRLKNQDEEKRNKVIAKLGEDDIATNVHFQPLPLLTAYKKLGFKIEDYPNAYNQYKNEISLPLHDFLTEDDIKYICEYIKKII, via the coding sequence ATGGAAAAGAGAAAAATTACTTTTTCTCCACCTGATATAACAGAGAGAGAAATAGCTGAAGTAGTAGATACATTAAGATCTGGTTGGATTACAACAGGACCAAAAACCAAAAAATTTGAAGACGAGATAGCAAAATATTGCGGAACAAAAAAGGCAGTAGCTCTTAATTCAGCAACAGCTGCGATGGAACTAGCTTTAAGACTATTTGATATAGGTAAAGGAGATGAAGTTATAACATCAGCCTATACTTATACAGCTTCTGCTAGTGTGATATATCATTGTGGTGCAAAGATAATTTTAGCAGATACTAAAAAAAATGGGTTTAATATAGATCCAAAACAAGTTGAGAAATTAATTACACCAAAGACTAAAGCAATAATAGCAGTTGATATAGGTGGTTTTCCCGCTGATTACTCAGAATTATTAGATATAGTTGAAAAAAAGAAAAATATATTTAATGCTAAAAAAGGAACTTATCAAGAAGAATTAGGGAGAATATTAATTATTGGTGATGCAGCACATTCTTTTGGAAGTAGCTATAAGGAAAAGAAAATTGGAAGTGTAGCAGATATAACTTCGTTTTCATTTCATGCTGTTAAGAATTTAACAACAGGAGAAGGAGGAGCTTTAACTTGGAATCTTCCAGAAAATTTTGATAATGAGGAAATTTATAAAGGTTTTATGTTGTTATCTCTACATGGTCAAAATAAAGATGCTCTTAACAAGTTAAAAGCGGGTGCCTGGAAATATGATATAGTTATGCCAGGCTATAAATCTAATATGACAGATATAATAGCTTCAATAGGATTAGTCCAACTTCAAAGATACGATGGAGAAATTCTAAAGAAAAAAGAAGAGCTAGTGTCTTACTATGAAAAGTATCTAGGAGACTTAATAGATAAAATAGAATTGCCTATCTTTAAAAATGATATTAAAGAAAGTTGTAAACATTTATATATGATAAGATTAAAGAATCAAGATGAAGAAAAAAGAAATAAAGTTATTGCAAAATTAGGAGAAGATGATATAGCAACAAATGTTCATTTTCAACCATTACCACTTTTAACAGCCTATAAGAAATTAGGATTTAAAATAGAAGATTATCCTAATGCATATAATCAATATAAGAATGAAATATCTTTACCACTTCATGATTTTTTGACAGAAGATGATATAAAGTATATTTGTGAGTATATAAAAAAAATAATATAA
- a CDS encoding polysaccharide biosynthesis protein — protein MFRDKVLLITGGTGSFGNAVLRRFLKTDIKEIRIFSRDEKKQDDMRKIYNDSKIKFYIGDVRDYNSISDAMRGVDFVYHAAALKQVPSCEFYPVQAVYTNILGTENVLNAAIANKVKRVVCLSTDKAAYPINAMGMSKALMEKVIVAKGRNLDENETMICLTRYGNVMASRGSVIPLFFDQIRSGKPMTITNPNMTRFMMSLDQAVDLVLFAFENGHNGDLFIQKSPAATIELLANTIRNLVGKPDYEIKNIGIRHGEKLYEVLMTKEEKVRAIDMGNYFRVPADSRDLNYSQYFDNGQPIEKVEEYNSDNTYQLNEQELKEMLLNLYEIQDDLKGFGVK, from the coding sequence ATGTTTAGAGACAAAGTATTATTAATTACAGGAGGAACAGGTTCATTTGGAAATGCTGTTCTTAGAAGGTTTTTGAAAACAGATATAAAAGAAATCAGAATTTTTTCAAGAGATGAAAAAAAACAAGATGATATGAGAAAAATCTATAATGACTCTAAAATAAAGTTTTATATAGGTGATGTTAGAGATTATAACTCTATATCAGATGCTATGAGAGGAGTGGATTTTGTATATCATGCTGCAGCATTAAAACAGGTTCCTTCTTGTGAATTTTATCCAGTTCAGGCTGTGTATACTAATATTTTAGGTACTGAAAATGTTTTAAATGCGGCAATAGCTAATAAAGTAAAAAGAGTTGTATGTTTAAGTACAGATAAGGCAGCATACCCTATAAATGCAATGGGAATGTCAAAAGCACTTATGGAAAAAGTTATAGTGGCAAAAGGTAGAAATCTTGATGAAAATGAAACTATGATTTGTTTAACAAGATATGGGAATGTTATGGCATCAAGAGGTTCAGTAATTCCATTGTTTTTTGATCAAATAAGAAGTGGAAAGCCTATGACTATAACAAATCCTAATATGACAAGATTTATGATGAGTTTGGATCAAGCAGTAGATTTAGTCTTATTTGCTTTTGAAAATGGTCATAATGGAGATTTATTTATACAAAAATCTCCTGCAGCAACTATTGAACTATTAGCAAATACCATAAGAAATCTTGTAGGAAAACCAGATTATGAAATAAAAAATATAGGAATAAGACATGGTGAAAAATTGTATGAGGTTCTTATGACGAAAGAAGAGAAAGTAAGAGCAATAGATATGGGGAATTATTTTAGAGTTCCAGCAGATAGCAGAGATTTAAACTATTCTCAATATTTTGATAATGGACAGCCTATAGAAAAAGTAGAAGAGTATAATTCAGACAATACTTATCAATTAAATGAACAAGAATTAAAAGAAATGCTTTTGAATCTTTATGAAATACAAGATGATCTAAAAGGATTTGGGGTGAAATAA
- a CDS encoding GNAT family N-acetyltransferase: MKIDIAKNSEDVKAIVKIHIEAFPNFFLTSLGDDLLFELYRSFLEVKNSGIYIAKIDDNIAGFIAFTERSTLIYYNILKKHFFSFCLKLFKKFLKNPISFFKLIYIFKKKLFSKKENDKIILKKIRVESIAVKPDYSNKGIGKELIDFLKENIDFKKFDFIELETDAKNNEKTNYFYQKNNFIKIKEITTDENRIMNIYHYYGGKK, translated from the coding sequence ATGAAAATAGATATTGCAAAAAATAGTGAAGATGTCAAAGCAATAGTTAAAATACATATAGAAGCATTTCCTAATTTTTTTTTAACAAGTCTAGGAGATGATTTACTTTTTGAACTATATAGAAGTTTTTTAGAAGTAAAAAATTCGGGGATTTATATAGCAAAAATAGATGACAATATAGCTGGCTTTATAGCCTTTACTGAAAGATCTACATTAATTTACTATAATATTTTGAAGAAACATTTTTTTTCGTTTTGCTTAAAACTTTTTAAAAAATTTTTGAAAAACCCAATTTCATTTTTTAAATTAATATATATATTTAAAAAAAAATTATTTTCAAAAAAGGAGAATGATAAAATAATTTTAAAAAAAATTCGCGTAGAATCTATAGCAGTTAAACCTGATTATTCTAATAAAGGTATCGGAAAAGAGTTAATAGATTTTTTAAAAGAAAATATAGATTTTAAAAAGTTTGATTTTATTGAGTTAGAGACAGATGCTAAAAATAATGAGAAAACAAACTATTTTTATCAAAAAAATAATTTTATAAAAATAAAGGAAATTACAACTGATGAAAATCGTATAATGAATATATATCATTATTATGGAGGAAAAAAATGA
- a CDS encoding acyltransferase family protein, with product MDKENNFNLIRLLAALQVMFFHTIEHLKLKVIPFLNYFSTYKGVIVLFTVSGYLIYLSLERNSTSIKQYIYNRLGRIYPALWFSTIISFFLLFFSGYLKISKIFNSKLLLYWFAQITIFQFWTPEILKNYGVGNPNGSLATITIELQFYFLILLIFLLKRKNIVFILLTVLSIILNIFVYTKFSKDLVYVKLFSVSIIPYFYNFMIGVYFAKYRKFLLKLIEGKFLMWLLLYNIYVYRYEKIPEYYIDFSILISNILLGILVLSFAFSFKKLSNFLIGDIDISYGIYLYHMLFLNFFIHKFGIIGAKERMLYYITLTFLVAILSDKFLERPILNYIKNKIRRK from the coding sequence ATGGATAAAGAAAACAATTTTAATTTAATCAGATTATTAGCAGCTTTGCAAGTAATGTTTTTTCACACAATAGAACATTTAAAATTAAAAGTTATACCATTTTTAAATTATTTTTCAACCTATAAAGGAGTTATTGTATTATTTACAGTAAGTGGTTATCTCATATATTTAAGTTTAGAGAGAAATAGTACGAGTATTAAACAGTATATTTATAATAGATTAGGAAGGATTTATCCTGCATTATGGTTTTCTACAATTATATCATTTTTTTTATTGTTTTTTAGTGGATATTTAAAAATAAGTAAGATATTTAATAGCAAATTATTATTATATTGGTTTGCTCAAATAACGATATTTCAGTTTTGGACACCAGAAATATTAAAAAACTATGGTGTTGGAAACCCTAATGGTTCTTTAGCAACAATAACTATAGAATTACAGTTTTATTTTTTAATATTGCTTATATTTTTATTAAAAAGAAAAAATATTGTATTTATTCTTCTAACAGTATTATCTATTATTTTAAATATCTTTGTATACACAAAATTCTCAAAAGATTTAGTATATGTAAAATTATTTTCAGTTTCAATTATTCCTTATTTTTATAATTTTATGATAGGAGTATACTTTGCAAAATATAGAAAATTTTTATTGAAATTAATAGAAGGGAAATTTTTAATGTGGTTGTTACTCTATAATATATACGTTTATAGATATGAAAAAATACCAGAATACTATATAGATTTTTCTATTCTCATTTCAAATATACTATTAGGAATATTAGTACTATCTTTTGCTTTTAGTTTTAAAAAATTAAGTAATTTTTTAATAGGGGATATAGATATTTCCTATGGAATATATCTTTATCATATGTTGTTTTTGAATTTTTTTATTCATAAATTTGGAATAATAGGAGCAAAAGAAAGGATGTTATATTATATAACATTAACTTTTTTAGTTGCAATTTTATCTGATAAATTTTTAGAAAGACCAATATTAAATTATATAAAAAATAAGATTAGGAGAAAATAA
- a CDS encoding polysaccharide biosynthesis protein, with translation MNNIRKIIKLLIDIFLLNFSVLLSFCLIEVYLDIYVIILYNTLFIINYILQKIYNNSWRFTGIKDTIQLIAVNFGLNFIIYLCIFKRTNSLKFVFLNFVFFLVLQCLARFLFILTRLKGLTVGNNEKERVLIYGAGEAGVLLVKEAGVNPNFPYNIIGFLDDSINKIGGKVYGLKVFGGFDDLEKIVEKQEISKIIISMPSAKRKEISKILEKINGIESVSAKIISNVDNLIEKTNLSSQLRNIKLEDLLGREEIQINTKEVSKFIEGKTVFVTGGGGSIGSELINQIAKYNPEKIVNVEINENSSYLMELELKRKYPYLEYKTEIASVRDLDKLENLFNKYKPNILFHAAAHKHVPLMENNPEEAIKNNIFGTRNVAECCLKYKLESVVLISTDKAVNPTNIMGATKRVCEMIFQKYSEKSSSTKFMAVRFGNVLGSNGSVIPIFSKLIEEGKNLTLTHKDIIRYFMTIPEAAQLVIEAGALGKGGEIFILDMGEPVKIYDLAKNMIKLSGSSVGIDIVGLRPGEKLFEELLYDVDSSTKTTNNKIFITNMENEKVQVDIDNYYTILQDLIKNHDNVGMRKTLANIIGTFKGRVE, from the coding sequence ATGAATAATATAAGAAAAATTATAAAATTGTTAATAGATATTTTTTTATTAAACTTTTCTGTATTATTATCCTTTTGTTTAATTGAAGTTTACCTAGACATATATGTAATTATATTATATAACACTCTTTTTATAATTAATTATATCTTACAAAAAATATATAACAATAGTTGGAGATTTACAGGAATAAAGGATACGATACAATTAATAGCAGTAAATTTTGGATTAAATTTTATTATATATTTATGCATTTTTAAAAGAACAAATTCTTTAAAATTTGTATTTTTAAACTTTGTATTTTTCTTAGTTTTACAATGTTTAGCAAGATTTTTATTTATATTAACAAGATTAAAGGGGCTAACAGTTGGGAATAATGAAAAAGAAAGAGTACTAATATATGGTGCCGGAGAAGCTGGAGTTCTTTTAGTTAAAGAGGCTGGAGTAAATCCTAATTTTCCATATAATATTATTGGCTTTTTAGATGATAGTATAAATAAAATAGGTGGAAAAGTATACGGTTTAAAAGTCTTTGGAGGCTTTGATGATTTGGAGAAAATTGTAGAGAAGCAAGAAATATCAAAAATAATAATTTCTATGCCCTCTGCTAAAAGAAAAGAAATATCAAAAATTTTAGAAAAAATAAATGGAATAGAAAGTGTATCTGCAAAAATAATATCTAATGTTGACAATTTAATAGAAAAGACTAATTTAAGTTCTCAACTTAGAAATATAAAATTGGAAGATTTACTTGGAAGAGAAGAAATACAAATAAATACAAAAGAAGTTTCAAAATTTATTGAAGGGAAAACTGTATTTGTAACTGGTGGTGGAGGAAGTATAGGTTCAGAACTCATCAATCAGATTGCAAAATATAATCCTGAAAAAATAGTTAATGTTGAAATCAATGAAAACTCATCATATTTGATGGAATTAGAGTTAAAAAGAAAATATCCGTACTTAGAGTATAAGACAGAAATAGCAAGTGTGAGAGATTTAGATAAATTAGAAAATCTATTTAATAAATATAAGCCAAATATATTATTCCATGCTGCTGCTCATAAGCATGTGCCACTTATGGAAAACAATCCAGAGGAAGCAATTAAGAATAATATATTTGGAACGAGAAATGTAGCTGAATGTTGCCTTAAATATAAATTGGAATCAGTTGTTTTAATTTCTACGGATAAAGCAGTTAATCCTACTAATATTATGGGGGCTACAAAAAGAGTTTGTGAAATGATTTTTCAAAAATATTCAGAAAAATCAAGTAGTACAAAATTTATGGCAGTTAGATTTGGAAATGTTTTAGGAAGTAATGGCTCAGTTATACCAATATTTTCAAAATTAATAGAAGAAGGAAAGAATTTAACTTTAACACATAAAGATATAATTAGATATTTTATGACTATACCGGAAGCAGCACAGCTTGTTATTGAAGCTGGAGCATTAGGAAAAGGTGGAGAAATTTTTATACTTGATATGGGTGAGCCGGTTAAAATTTATGATTTAGCAAAAAATATGATAAAATTATCAGGTTCTTCCGTTGGAATAGATATTGTAGGTCTTAGACCTGGAGAAAAACTTTTTGAAGAACTTCTATATGATGTTGATTCATCTACAAAAACTACAAATAATAAAATATTTATAACTAATATGGAAAATGAAAAAGTACAGGTTGATATAGATAACTACTATACAATTTTACAAGATTTAATAAAGAACCATGATAATGTTGGAATGAGAAAAACTTTAGCTAATATTATTGGAACTTTTAAAGGGAGAGTGGAGTAA
- a CDS encoding glycosyltransferase family 4 protein has protein sequence MKVLYVSTVFPKKEENSTIYTDIVEELVTKGDQVTVVTIEKELKPFQYKVAEERGAIVFRCGCFPIYNVNFLMKGIGILFLSFFLKRIIKKINISNFDLLLYETPPITLEGIVKKIKRSSQIKTFLMLKDIFPQNAVDIGLMKRDSFIFKYFKRKEESLYDISDYIGCMSKGNMDYILEQNPKVSKEKVYYFPNTKKDTGNKDINFGFEKEKLQFVYGGNMGLPQGVLNIAPAISSFKNDKNIEFIFVGRGTEWDKINNYFKGQENVKVLKSLPREEYEKLILSCDAGFIFLDPRFTIPNYPSRTLAYLEKGIPIIAATDKNTDIRNLIQDNNVGLWSCSDDIASLIENIKIMKENKEMRKEFSKNARELFLKEFQVEKSVELLHKYINNN, from the coding sequence ATGAAAGTACTGTATGTTTCAACAGTTTTTCCAAAGAAAGAGGAAAATTCAACAATATATACTGATATAGTAGAAGAGTTAGTAACAAAAGGAGATCAAGTAACCGTTGTTACAATAGAAAAAGAATTAAAACCATTTCAGTATAAAGTAGCTGAAGAAAGAGGAGCGATAGTTTTTCGGTGTGGGTGTTTTCCAATTTATAATGTAAATTTTTTAATGAAAGGAATTGGAATTCTTTTTCTTTCATTTTTCTTAAAAAGGATTATAAAAAAAATTAATATAAGTAATTTTGATTTACTTTTATATGAAACACCTCCAATAACTTTAGAAGGTATAGTAAAAAAAATAAAGAGATCTTCTCAAATTAAAACTTTTTTAATGCTAAAAGATATATTTCCTCAAAATGCAGTTGATATAGGACTTATGAAAAGAGATAGTTTTATTTTTAAGTATTTTAAAAGAAAGGAAGAGTCGCTGTATGATATTTCAGATTATATAGGCTGTATGTCAAAAGGCAATATGGATTATATTTTAGAGCAAAATCCTAAAGTTTCAAAAGAGAAAGTATACTATTTTCCTAATACAAAAAAAGATACAGGAAATAAAGATATTAATTTTGGATTTGAAAAAGAAAAATTACAATTTGTGTATGGCGGTAATATGGGATTACCGCAAGGAGTTTTAAATATAGCTCCAGCAATATCCAGTTTTAAAAATGATAAAAATATAGAGTTTATTTTTGTAGGAAGAGGAACTGAATGGGACAAAATAAATAATTATTTTAAAGGACAGGAGAATGTAAAAGTTTTAAAGAGTTTACCAAGAGAAGAATACGAAAAGCTAATATTAAGTTGTGATGCAGGATTCATATTTCTAGATCCACGATTTACAATTCCAAATTATCCATCGAGAACTTTGGCATATTTGGAAAAGGGTATCCCAATTATTGCTGCAACAGATAAAAATACAGATATAAGAAATTTAATTCAAGATAATAATGTAGGATTATGGTCTTGTAGTGATGATATTGCTTCTCTTATAGAAAATATAAAAATAATGAAAGAAAACAAAGAAATGAGAAAAGAGTTTAGTAAAAATGCAAGAGAATTATTTTTAAAAGAGTTTCAAGTGGAGAAATCTGTAGAATTACTACATAAGTATATCAATAATAACTAA
- a CDS encoding polysaccharide biosynthesis C-terminal domain-containing protein has translation MEVLVTGSSGFIGKNLLERLSRIENIKVHTFDIEDKLEDIEKYIDKIDFIFHLAGINRPQNIDEFYKGNRDTIKDLISIIEKKELKIPILVTSSIQVERDNDYGKSKLEGENLLREYSTKNNIPIYIYRLPNVFGKWCRPNYNSVIATWCNNIANDLEITVSDRAVKLSLVYIDDVVNTFSKHLTEKIESKEYYSIPTIYEKTLGEILDLLYSFKNNRNDLVINKVGTGFERALYSTYLSYLPKDKFSYELTEHKDNRGAFVEIIKTLDSGQFSISTSKPGITRGNHYHNTKNEKFLVIKGEAIIRFRHIYSDEVIEYPVSDKKLEVVDIPVGYTHNITNTGDSEMILVIWANELFDKENPDTYFLEV, from the coding sequence ATGGAAGTATTAGTTACAGGTTCTAGTGGTTTTATAGGAAAAAACTTATTAGAAAGATTGTCAAGAATAGAAAATATAAAAGTTCATACTTTTGATATAGAAGATAAATTAGAAGATATAGAAAAATATATAGATAAAATAGATTTTATATTTCATCTAGCTGGAATAAATAGACCTCAAAATATAGATGAATTTTATAAAGGAAATAGAGATACTATAAAAGATTTAATTTCAATAATTGAAAAGAAAGAACTAAAAATTCCTATTTTAGTAACTTCATCTATTCAAGTAGAAAGAGATAATGATTATGGTAAAAGTAAATTAGAGGGTGAAAATTTATTAAGAGAATACTCAACTAAAAATAATATTCCAATTTACATTTATAGATTACCTAATGTCTTTGGGAAATGGTGTAGACCAAACTATAATTCTGTAATAGCTACTTGGTGTAATAATATAGCTAATGATTTAGAAATAACTGTATCAGATAGAGCAGTGAAACTAAGTTTAGTTTATATTGATGATGTAGTTAATACTTTTTCAAAGCATTTAACTGAAAAAATAGAAAGTAAAGAATACTATTCAATACCTACTATTTATGAAAAGACACTAGGAGAAATTTTAGATTTACTATATTCTTTTAAAAATAATAGAAATGATTTAGTTATAAATAAAGTTGGAACTGGTTTCGAAAGAGCATTATATTCAACATATTTATCATATTTACCAAAAGATAAATTCTCTTATGAATTAACTGAACATAAAGATAATAGAGGAGCTTTTGTAGAAATAATAAAAACTCTTGATAGTGGACAATTTTCAATATCTACTTCAAAACCTGGAATAACAAGGGGAAATCATTATCATAATACAAAAAATGAAAAATTTCTTGTGATAAAAGGGGAAGCTATAATAAGATTTAGACACATATATAGTGATGAGGTTATAGAATATCCTGTTTCAGATAAAAAACTTGAAGTTGTTGATATACCAGTTGGTTATACTCATAATATAACAAATACAGGTGATTCAGAAATGATATTGGTAATATGGGCAAATGAATTATTTGATAAAGAAAATCCAGATACATATTTTTTAGAGGTGTAA